In Oscillatoria sp. FACHB-1407, the sequence CCTTGACGCGATCGCACCTCATTCACCAGACGTCCCCCAAAGCCATTCATCACCTCGTTTAACACGGACAATGGGACATAGCCAGGGCTGTTTAATTGCCCGCCCAGATGCCCCATCTGAATGAAACTTTGGGTTAATTGCGGTTGATCCACCAGAAAAACACCACCCTGGTTTGCTTGATTGACCGCAGGCAATGTTAAATCAGCCGCAGATGGAGCAGGTTGCCAATCGCCGAATTGTTCTTCAATCAGCGATCGCATTGTCTCGGTGTCAAAATCTCCTACAATCCCCAAAATCATGGTGCTGGGCTGAAAGTAAGTCTGGTAAAACTGCACCAGATCATCTCGACTGATATTGTCTAACGTGGTGTACTCCACTGTGCGAGCGTAGGGGCTTTCTGTGCCGTAAATCAGTTTCTGAAACTCCCGTCCGACAATCTCATCGGGGTCATCGTTGCGGCGTGAGATCGATCCCCGAAACTGTGTTTTCGACAACTCGATCTTGTCTTGAGGAAACGCAGGTTGACGAATCACCTCGGCAAACAGCCCAAAAACCTCTGCCAGATCTTCGCTCAAGGCACTAAAACTGGCACTACCACTGCTGATATCAACGCCTGTTTCAACCGATGCTGCCCGTTGCTCCAAGATTTGATTGAGCCGATCCGGTGGATGGTTGACCGTTCCTCCACTCCGCATCACTTCGCCCATGATGCTTGCCAATCCAGTTTTTTCAGCGGGTTCAAAGCGATCGCCCGTGCGAAATGTGGCACTGCCCCCCACTAACGGCAACTCATGATCTTCCATGAGATACACCACAATGCCATTGTCCATTTCATAGCGAGTGTAGTCGGGTAGTTCGATCTCAGGCAGTGGTGGAAACGTCAACTCAGTGTAGTGACGAGCAGGGCTTGCCAATACCGGAGAACGCCAGGAACCGAGTAACACCAGGGCAAGGACGGTCAGGGCAATTGTTCCGTAGTGGATGAGTTTTTGAGCAAAGGGATGACGTTGATCTGACATAGCAAGAGGTAAAGGGAGTAGGGAGTAGGGAGTAGGGGTTGGAGTAGAGGTAGAAGAGATCAGGAGCAAACCGCTTTTTTATCCTTTATTTCTCATCCCTCATCCTTGCTTTACTCCTCCGTTGGCAACAGTTTTCCAATGGTGAGTTTTTCAGGCACAAAGGTAGATTGCGCGACTCGTTGCACATCTTCAGCGGTAATCGCTTCAAACTTGCGGAGGTCTTCAAACAGGTTGCGCCAATCGCCTGTATTTGCCTCATATTCAGGTAAGAGGCTTGCCATACCTTGATTGGATGCCAGCGTTTCGAGTAACCCTGCTCGTGCCTGAGTCTTGATGCGATCGAGTTCTTCAGCGGAGACGGGTTCCGTTTTGAGCCGTTGAATCTCGGCGTTCATGGCAGTGGCAACCTCTTCAACCGTGTGTCCCGGTGCGGTGAGGGCATATATCAACATCATCGTGGGATAGCGATCGCCCGGAAACCCGTTAGACACCTGTACGCTCAGAGCCAACTGCTGCTCCTCGACCAGCGATTTGTACATGCGAGAGGTGCGTCCACCCGTCAAGATCGCTGCAATGAGTTGATAGACGAGATGATCGGGGTCGCGTAGAGAAGGACGCTGATAGCCCTCCATATACCAGGGTTGAGTCGGCAAGCGCAAAGTGACTTCACGCGGCTCCGTTTGAACTGGGGCGATCGCCTCTACTTCAGGAGCTTCAGAGCGAGCTTGATAGCGTCCAAAATAAGTTTCCGCGAGCCGCTTCACCTCACGCGGATTCACATCGCCTACAACTGCTGCAATGATGTGAGTCGGCGTGTAATAGGCTTGATAAAACTCCTGGATATCCTGGCGGCGCATATTGCGGAGGTCTTCTTCATAACCGATGATCGGTCGCCCATAGGGATGCCCTGGAAATCCGGCTTCTAAGAACTGCTCAATCATTTTACCGATGGGTGAGTTGTCAGTTCGCATCCGCCGCTCTTCTAAGATCACATCTTTTTCTTCATAGAACTCCCGAAAAACGGGTTCTAAAAAGCGTTCTGATTCCAACGACATCCATAGTTCTAACTTATTAGCTGGAAAGCTGTAGAAATAGCGGGTCGCATCGGCTGAGGTGGTTGCATTCAATCCCACACCGCCAGCCTGCTCGACAATTTGCCCCATCTCGTTTTGTTTGACATATCTCGATGCTTCAGCCCGCACCGTGTTGAATTCTTCCTGGAACCTGGCAGCTTCATCGGTTTGTCCGGCTGCTTTCGCCGCTTGAATCTGGTCAAACAAAACGTCTAGCCGTTCCAGCAGAGCCTTTTCAGCCTCGTAGTCAGTCGTACCAATGCGAGTTGTGCCTTTAAACGCGAGGTGCTCTAAAAAGTGAGCGGCTCCCGTTCTACCT encodes:
- a CDS encoding M16 family metallopeptidase; the protein is MSDQRHPFAQKLIHYGTIALTVLALVLLGSWRSPVLASPARHYTELTFPPLPEIELPDYTRYEMDNGIVVYLMEDHELPLVGGSATFRTGDRFEPAEKTGLASIMGEVMRSGGTVNHPPDRLNQILEQRAASVETGVDISSGSASFSALSEDLAEVFGLFAEVIRQPAFPQDKIELSKTQFRGSISRRNDDPDEIVGREFQKLIYGTESPYARTVEYTTLDNISRDDLVQFYQTYFQPSTMILGIVGDFDTETMRSLIEEQFGDWQPAPSAADLTLPAVNQANQGGVFLVDQPQLTQSFIQMGHLGGQLNSPGYVPLSVLNEVMNGFGGRLVNEVRSRQGLAYVVYAYWSARFDYPGVFIGGGQTRSEATVSFIQSVLAEIEKIRTSPISDIELARAKDAVLNAFIFNFQTPAQVLSRLIRYEYFGYPSDFIFRYRREIENTTTADILEAAQTYLQPDQIVTLVVGNSAAINPPLSSLAPGVEVIPVDITIPEAVTSRQ
- a CDS encoding M16 family metallopeptidase, which encodes MLWWAMPAAIASARTATPTSGSIQPYIDRVLDRITEFTLDNGMRFIVMERHQAPVVSFMTYVDVGAAYEKEGRTGAAHFLEHLAFKGTTRIGTTDYEAEKALLERLDVLFDQIQAAKAAGQTDEAARFQEEFNTVRAEASRYVKQNEMGQIVEQAGGVGLNATTSADATRYFYSFPANKLELWMSLESERFLEPVFREFYEEKDVILEERRMRTDNSPIGKMIEQFLEAGFPGHPYGRPIIGYEEDLRNMRRQDIQEFYQAYYTPTHIIAAVVGDVNPREVKRLAETYFGRYQARSEAPEVEAIAPVQTEPREVTLRLPTQPWYMEGYQRPSLRDPDHLVYQLIAAILTGGRTSRMYKSLVEEQQLALSVQVSNGFPGDRYPTMMLIYALTAPGHTVEEVATAMNAEIQRLKTEPVSAEELDRIKTQARAGLLETLASNQGMASLLPEYEANTGDWRNLFEDLRKFEAITAEDVQRVAQSTFVPEKLTIGKLLPTEE